A part of Terriglobus roseus genomic DNA contains:
- a CDS encoding response regulator yields the protein MKRRILLVDDEVAVLLTLKAVLEISGFDVDTATSAREGKSRIRHREYEMVITDMRMEDEHAGKEVIAAAKEASYNPAIALLTAFPVDDEALSTMGADKMLVKPMHTRILLQQLEALFARHTAAKEKASSKKPVKSAAKKSAAVVKKSAPAKKTVAAKKAAPVVKKAAPAKKVVAKKVAPAKKAAAKKPVAKKAAKKSR from the coding sequence ATGAAACGTCGCATTCTGCTGGTTGATGATGAAGTTGCCGTTCTGCTTACCCTCAAGGCGGTCCTTGAGATCAGCGGATTTGATGTGGATACGGCCACGAGCGCACGCGAAGGTAAGAGCCGAATCCGCCATCGCGAATACGAGATGGTGATTACCGACATGCGCATGGAAGATGAGCATGCCGGTAAGGAAGTGATTGCAGCCGCGAAGGAAGCGTCCTACAACCCGGCAATTGCACTGCTGACCGCTTTCCCCGTTGATGATGAAGCGCTTTCGACCATGGGAGCGGACAAGATGCTAGTGAAGCCGATGCACACGCGCATCCTGCTGCAGCAGCTTGAAGCGTTGTTCGCACGGCATACCGCGGCGAAGGAAAAGGCCTCTTCGAAGAAGCCGGTGAAGTCGGCGGCGAAGAAGTCGGCCGCGGTGGTGAAGAAATCGGCTCCTGCAAAGAAGACGGTTGCAGCGAAGAAGGCTGCTCCGGTCGTTAAGAAGGCCGCCCCGGCGAAGAAGGTGGTTGCGAAGAAGGTTGCGCCAGCCAAGAAAGCCGCTGCGAAAAAGCCGGTCGCTAAGAAGGCTGCGAAGAAATCGCGTTAA
- a CDS encoding dienelactone hydrolase family protein: MSEWVKLTASDGVELSAYVSRPAGEPKGALVVVQEIFGVNDHIRAVTDEWAAEGYLCIAPAIFDRIEKDVFLNYDEAGWAKAGPLYQKLDIAKSLLDVEAAVAWLRGQADVKVGIVGYCYGGSMAWVTSCRSKIDAAVGYYGGLIPTLVQETPRNPIILHFGGADTHISAEAIAKIQLAHPEVPVFLYPGAGHAFNRKPDPSSYVADAADLAKRRSVLFFEEHLAAK, from the coding sequence GTGAGTGAGTGGGTAAAGCTGACCGCATCCGATGGAGTGGAACTAAGCGCGTATGTATCGCGTCCCGCTGGCGAGCCGAAGGGCGCGCTGGTGGTGGTGCAGGAGATTTTTGGGGTCAACGACCACATTCGCGCTGTAACGGATGAGTGGGCCGCCGAAGGCTATCTGTGCATTGCGCCCGCGATCTTTGACCGCATTGAGAAGGATGTATTTCTCAATTATGACGAGGCTGGTTGGGCAAAGGCCGGCCCCTTGTACCAGAAGCTTGATATCGCGAAGTCATTGTTGGATGTCGAAGCTGCAGTGGCGTGGCTTCGTGGGCAAGCGGACGTGAAGGTGGGCATTGTGGGCTACTGCTACGGCGGATCAATGGCCTGGGTTACTTCGTGCCGCTCGAAGATCGACGCGGCAGTGGGTTACTACGGCGGCCTCATTCCAACGCTGGTGCAGGAGACTCCTCGTAATCCCATCATTCTGCATTTTGGTGGCGCAGACACTCATATCTCGGCAGAAGCCATCGCGAAGATCCAGCTTGCGCACCCAGAGGTGCCGGTGTTCTTGTACCCCGGAGCTGGTCATGCATTCAATCGCAAGCCCGATCCAAGCAGCTACGTGGCGGATGCAGCTGACTTGGCGAAGCGGCGATCTGTGCTCTTCTTTGAAGAGCATCTTGCGGCGAAATGA
- a CDS encoding glycoside hydrolase family 32 protein has translation MNQSRRSFLASMAVAATLPHTSFAEADPALRPATALAHDPLRPQFHLLPARNWMNDPNGPIFWKGKYHMFFQYNPGGAIWGDMHWAHAVSEDMIHWRHLPVALAPTPGGPDADGVFSGTAFVQDGRVGMMFTGVRKPTPEEAAHRGSSLIESQCIAMADNDDLTSFTKVKDAVIPAPPPQLQTNGFRDPSPWKQGDWWYTPIASGIAGTGGSILLYRSRDLRQWEFVHTFAQRQQSFEAYTPWDVWECPEFFALGNRHVLIYSTYGKAFWQTGHFDAERLLFHPEREGILDYGSFYAPKTQLDAHGNRILWGWIQESRSSAEYDAAGWSGMMSLPRVLTMADDGTLRYRVADEALALRKQERSAVGANAATVKLSDCCGEATYRVRRGDKALRLVLRGDRTSDIWMTVSYDPKHSGQIQLDYRPFETSSTGTSEIRLHVDGSLVEVIVDGQIAWSHRFYYKGAQQAALLQWEGDAASLLEAKWWQMEPISADRLTT, from the coding sequence ATGAATCAAAGCCGTCGCAGTTTCCTCGCATCGATGGCGGTAGCCGCCACGCTGCCTCACACGTCATTCGCAGAAGCTGATCCCGCGTTACGACCCGCAACTGCACTTGCGCATGATCCGCTGCGTCCGCAATTTCACCTGTTGCCGGCGCGCAACTGGATGAACGATCCGAATGGGCCCATCTTCTGGAAGGGCAAGTACCATATGTTCTTTCAGTACAATCCTGGCGGCGCCATCTGGGGCGACATGCACTGGGCCCATGCGGTAAGCGAGGACATGATTCACTGGCGGCATCTTCCCGTCGCATTGGCGCCCACGCCCGGAGGACCAGATGCAGATGGTGTGTTCAGCGGCACCGCATTTGTGCAGGATGGCCGTGTGGGCATGATGTTTACCGGCGTACGGAAGCCGACGCCGGAAGAGGCAGCGCATCGTGGTTCGTCGCTGATCGAGTCGCAGTGCATTGCGATGGCAGATAACGATGACCTTACGAGCTTCACCAAGGTGAAGGATGCTGTCATCCCGGCTCCTCCGCCCCAACTACAGACGAACGGGTTTCGTGATCCTTCTCCCTGGAAGCAGGGGGACTGGTGGTACACGCCCATTGCTTCCGGCATTGCGGGTACGGGTGGTTCTATTCTGCTGTACCGTTCGCGTGATTTGCGGCAGTGGGAGTTTGTCCACACCTTTGCGCAGCGGCAGCAGTCGTTTGAGGCTTATACGCCATGGGATGTGTGGGAGTGCCCTGAGTTCTTTGCGTTGGGCAACCGTCATGTCCTGATCTATTCGACCTATGGGAAGGCGTTCTGGCAGACAGGGCACTTTGACGCGGAACGTCTTCTCTTTCATCCGGAACGCGAAGGCATCCTCGATTACGGTTCCTTCTATGCTCCTAAGACGCAGCTCGATGCGCATGGGAACCGCATCCTGTGGGGATGGATTCAGGAGTCCCGCTCTTCGGCTGAATACGATGCGGCGGGATGGTCTGGCATGATGTCGCTACCGCGCGTTCTGACGATGGCAGACGATGGGACCTTGCGCTATCGAGTGGCGGATGAGGCGCTTGCGTTAAGGAAACAGGAGCGAAGTGCTGTTGGAGCCAATGCCGCTACGGTGAAGCTCAGCGATTGTTGTGGTGAAGCGACCTACCGCGTCCGTCGTGGCGATAAGGCGCTTCGACTTGTCCTGCGCGGCGATCGGACGAGCGACATCTGGATGACTGTTAGCTACGATCCAAAACACAGCGGACAGATCCAGTTGGATTACCGGCCTTTTGAAACGTCGTCCACCGGAACCTCGGAGATTCGTCTGCATGTAGATGGATCGCTGGTGGAAGTCATTGTGGATGGGCAGATCGCGTGGAGTCATCGCTTCTACTACAAGGGAGCGCAGCAGGCGGCATTGCTGCAGTGGGAGGGAGACGCGGCGTCGCTGCTTGAAGCGAAATGGTGGCAGATGGAACCCATCTCCGCGGATCGTCTGACGACCTGA
- the trpB gene encoding tryptophan synthase subunit beta encodes MPVVESTTEVSRSLGTGRFGAYGGRYVPETLMAALLELEQAYVEARDDAAFQAELADLLKHYVGRPTPLYYAKRLSEELGGAQIYLKREDLLHTGAHKINNALGQGLLAKRMGKKRIIAETGAGQHGVATATVCALLGLDCVIYMGEEDMRRQELNVLRMRLLGAEVRGVSAGSATLKDAINEAMRDWVTNVRDTFYILGSALGSHPYPTMVRDFHRVISKEAKQQFADQVGRNPDVVIACVGGGSNAIGAFYEFIPDAAVRLIGVEAGGRGTALGEHAARFSGGLPGVLQGTYSYVLQDDAGQVASTHSVSAGLDYASVGPEHAMLHDQKRAEYVSATDDEALHAVKMLAQTEGILPALESAHAVAHAIKVAPTLGKDKIVMINVSGRGDKDMGILANEMQLRGSSL; translated from the coding sequence ATGCCAGTTGTGGAATCGACAACGGAAGTAAGCCGCTCGCTGGGCACGGGGCGCTTTGGCGCGTACGGTGGCCGCTATGTACCGGAGACGCTGATGGCGGCGCTTCTGGAACTGGAACAGGCCTATGTGGAAGCGCGTGACGATGCGGCGTTTCAGGCGGAACTTGCAGACCTGCTGAAGCACTACGTGGGGCGTCCCACGCCGCTGTATTACGCGAAGCGTTTGAGCGAAGAGCTGGGCGGCGCTCAGATCTACCTCAAGCGTGAAGACCTGCTGCATACCGGCGCGCACAAGATCAACAATGCTCTGGGACAGGGCCTGCTGGCGAAGCGCATGGGCAAGAAGCGCATCATCGCCGAGACGGGCGCGGGGCAGCATGGCGTTGCCACGGCTACGGTCTGTGCGTTGCTTGGCCTTGATTGCGTGATCTACATGGGCGAAGAGGACATGCGTCGGCAGGAGCTGAATGTGCTGCGCATGCGTCTGCTGGGTGCTGAGGTACGGGGTGTGTCGGCGGGATCGGCCACGCTGAAGGACGCGATCAATGAGGCAATGCGTGACTGGGTCACGAATGTCCGCGACACGTTTTACATTCTGGGTTCCGCGCTTGGATCGCATCCCTATCCGACCATGGTGCGCGACTTCCATCGCGTGATCAGCAAGGAAGCGAAGCAGCAGTTTGCTGATCAGGTGGGCCGCAATCCGGATGTGGTGATTGCGTGCGTGGGCGGCGGATCGAATGCGATTGGCGCGTTCTATGAGTTCATTCCCGATGCTGCAGTTCGTTTGATTGGTGTTGAAGCTGGTGGCCGCGGCACGGCTCTTGGTGAACATGCGGCGCGATTCAGCGGCGGTCTTCCCGGTGTGTTGCAGGGCACATACAGCTATGTGTTGCAGGACGATGCGGGGCAGGTGGCTTCCACGCATTCGGTTAGCGCGGGATTGGACTATGCCAGCGTTGGTCCGGAACATGCCATGCTGCATGACCAGAAGCGGGCTGAGTATGTCAGTGCCACGGATGATGAGGCATTGCACGCGGTCAAGATGCTCGCGCAGACCGAAGGCATTCTGCCCGCGTTGGAATCAGCTCATGCTGTGGCCCATGCGATCAAAGTAGCGCCAACACTGGGTAAAGACAAGATCGTGATGATCAACGTGAGTGGCCGCGGCGATAAGGATATGGGCATTCTTGCGAACGAAATGCAACTGCGCGGGAGTTCTCTGTGA
- the pheA gene encoding chorismate mutase has translation MEIADWRQKIDGIDEQIVKLLCERAAAAAAIGELKSQSGSNIYEPEREQAVLAHVAAANTGEIPQEELTDIYERIMDVMRGLQRKPKA, from the coding sequence ATGGAGATTGCAGACTGGCGGCAGAAGATCGACGGTATCGACGAGCAGATCGTCAAGCTCCTGTGCGAGCGCGCAGCAGCAGCCGCGGCCATTGGCGAGTTGAAGTCGCAGAGCGGCAGCAACATCTACGAGCCGGAACGTGAACAGGCAGTTCTGGCACACGTCGCCGCAGCCAACACGGGTGAGATTCCGCAGGAAGAGCTTACGGATATTTACGAACGCATTATGGACGTGATGCGTGGGTTGCAGCGGAAGCCGAAAGCGTAA
- a CDS encoding prephenate dehydrogenase has protein sequence MKSVLIIGTGLIGASVGLALREAGFTGSIAGIDASGDELKAAEASGAIDRAARSPEEHRAAIATADVIVLAVPVMAVLQWMQGIAPQLRPGQLVTDAGSTKSEIVGAAERLMPDNFLPGHPMAGKESGGAALAEASLFRGATWIFTPMHEATPVEVEWRGWVEKFGAKLLDMDAARHDEICAWVSHMPQMVSTAMSAMLEDKFGDSPELRAIGGRALREMTRLGSSPFSMWRDIAHTNQENIAETLLTLEQRLQHLRENLKTPELREEFGRANAFRRQL, from the coding sequence ATGAAATCGGTTCTCATCATCGGCACGGGGCTCATCGGTGCATCGGTGGGCCTTGCGCTGCGTGAGGCTGGATTTACCGGCTCCATCGCCGGCATTGATGCCAGTGGCGACGAGCTGAAAGCGGCGGAAGCGTCGGGTGCGATTGATCGAGCGGCGCGCTCACCAGAAGAACATCGTGCGGCAATTGCTACGGCAGATGTGATTGTCCTGGCGGTTCCGGTGATGGCTGTTCTGCAATGGATGCAGGGCATTGCGCCGCAATTGCGACCGGGCCAGCTTGTGACTGATGCGGGCTCAACCAAAAGCGAGATTGTGGGCGCGGCAGAACGACTTATGCCAGACAACTTCCTCCCTGGGCATCCTATGGCAGGTAAAGAGAGCGGTGGTGCGGCGCTGGCGGAGGCTTCACTATTCCGTGGTGCGACGTGGATCTTCACGCCCATGCATGAGGCCACTCCTGTTGAGGTTGAGTGGCGCGGATGGGTTGAGAAGTTTGGCGCAAAGCTGCTGGATATGGATGCAGCGCGGCATGACGAAATCTGCGCGTGGGTAAGCCACATGCCGCAGATGGTGTCCACGGCTATGTCGGCCATGTTGGAAGACAAGTTTGGCGATTCGCCAGAATTGCGCGCAATCGGCGGGCGTGCACTGCGAGAGATGACGCGGCTGGGCAGCAGTCCATTCAGCATGTGGCGCGACATTGCCCACACGAATCAAGAGAACATTGCAGAGACATTGCTGACACTTGAGCAGCGTTTGCAGCACCTCCGCGAGAACCTGAAGACCCCGGAACTGCGTGAGGAGTTCGGGCGTGCGAACGCGTTTCGGCGTCAGCTTTAG
- a CDS encoding tetratricopeptide repeat protein: MPVMTAPVSRYSRAQAARILGVPERQVTSWQRAGLIADTSDFTIRDLAGMRSLRDLQHKRHSAKSIRVSLEAMQRAGFADPLHSFAPVSQGAKLVFRHAGALLDPLTQQLAFDFEAPKRALTVVRRELPRDQQLRDQARAQEIFQRAVQLEERQETLSEAAELYEQVLAIWPKHAPASINLGTILYNDRRFEEAEKRYRTAAEIDPDYALAFFDLGNVLDELRRLPEAIVAYHRAIQLVPQYADAHYNLALAYERTGEKRKALRHWLCYVRLDPVGPWATHARLQARRTLASERLSIVSRFGKMAG; encoded by the coding sequence ATGCCCGTAATGACAGCGCCTGTTTCCCGTTACAGCCGAGCGCAAGCCGCACGGATCCTGGGCGTTCCTGAACGCCAGGTGACTTCGTGGCAGCGAGCCGGGCTGATTGCCGACACGTCCGATTTCACCATTCGCGATTTAGCTGGGATGCGCAGTCTGCGTGACCTGCAGCATAAGCGGCATTCTGCAAAGTCGATTCGTGTGTCGCTCGAGGCGATGCAACGTGCCGGGTTTGCCGATCCGCTGCACAGCTTCGCACCTGTATCGCAGGGAGCGAAGCTGGTGTTCCGTCATGCCGGAGCGCTGCTCGACCCGCTGACACAGCAGCTTGCTTTTGATTTTGAAGCGCCGAAGCGGGCGTTGACGGTGGTGCGGCGTGAGTTGCCGCGCGATCAGCAGCTCCGTGATCAGGCGCGCGCCCAGGAGATCTTCCAGCGCGCTGTGCAGTTGGAAGAGAGGCAAGAGACGCTGTCTGAAGCCGCCGAACTGTACGAACAGGTGTTGGCAATCTGGCCGAAGCATGCTCCCGCTTCCATCAATCTGGGAACGATTCTCTACAACGACCGTCGGTTTGAAGAGGCGGAGAAGCGGTATCGCACGGCGGCGGAGATTGACCCGGACTACGCGTTGGCCTTCTTTGATCTGGGTAACGTGCTGGATGAGTTGCGCCGCCTCCCTGAGGCGATTGTGGCTTACCATCGGGCAATTCAGCTTGTCCCACAGTATGCCGATGCGCATTACAACCTGGCACTGGCGTATGAACGCACGGGCGAGAAGCGCAAGGCTTTGCGGCACTGGCTCTGTTATGTGCGGCTTGACCCGGTGGGACCGTGGGCGACACATGCTCGTCTGCAGGCGCGCCGTACCCTTGCGAGCGAGCGGCTGAGTATCGTTTCGCGATTCGGAAAGATGGCCGGGTAA
- the infC gene encoding translation initiation factor IF-3 yields MRTNEKIRAREIRVIDENGEQLGIMAPFDALKIARERSLDLVEISPNAVPPVCRIQDYGKYLYEKDKSDRAARKKQKVIVIKEVKFSVTVDEHDYQTKKNQAVRFLNDGDKVKASLRFRGRQMAHRDLGYKIINRLIMDVGPAGVVEFMPRMEGTTLHAIIAPSKKQEAPAPKKQAAEETATPAEA; encoded by the coding sequence ATCCGCACCAACGAAAAAATCCGCGCGCGCGAAATCCGCGTGATCGATGAAAATGGCGAACAGCTTGGCATCATGGCCCCGTTCGACGCGCTGAAGATTGCGCGCGAGCGTTCGCTGGACCTCGTGGAAATCTCTCCCAACGCTGTCCCGCCCGTCTGCCGCATCCAGGATTACGGCAAGTACCTCTACGAGAAGGACAAGAGCGACCGCGCTGCACGTAAGAAGCAGAAGGTCATCGTCATCAAGGAAGTTAAGTTCTCCGTCACCGTGGATGAGCATGACTACCAGACGAAGAAAAATCAGGCAGTCCGCTTCCTGAACGACGGCGACAAGGTGAAGGCCAGCCTGCGTTTCCGTGGCCGCCAGATGGCGCACCGCGACCTGGGCTACAAGATCATCAACCGCCTCATCATGGATGTGGGTCCGGCAGGCGTCGTGGAATTCATGCCGCGCATGGAAGGCACCACCCTGCACGCCATCATTGCCCCCAGCAAGAAGCAGGAAGCCCCCGCACCCAAGAAGCAGGCTGCGGAAGAGACTGCCACGCCGGCTGAAGCGTAA
- a CDS encoding phosphoribosylanthranilate isomerase, with protein MWVKICGNTRLEDCQRAIDLGVDALGFIFAHGKRLVTAEHVRTITSLLPAHVPTFGVFTQRDPEFILHTAEVAGISGIQMHGVFDPSLASALRVRFPKGDSPRLIQVVHWDVDEALELQQARLRGELNALADSGLVDAALMDSRTKQDSGGTGVTFDWIAAAEVVRESRLPVIAAGGLRPENVAEAVRILKPWGVDVSSGVEASPGVKDAERMEQFIQAARTGSLER; from the coding sequence ATGTGGGTAAAAATCTGCGGCAATACGCGGCTGGAGGATTGCCAGCGCGCTATTGACCTTGGCGTGGATGCGCTGGGGTTCATCTTTGCGCACGGCAAGCGGTTGGTGACGGCAGAGCATGTGCGGACGATTACGTCGCTGCTGCCGGCACATGTGCCCACCTTCGGTGTGTTCACACAACGTGATCCGGAGTTCATTCTGCACACGGCAGAAGTAGCGGGAATTTCAGGCATTCAAATGCATGGCGTTTTTGATCCTTCGCTGGCGTCGGCCCTGCGTGTGCGTTTTCCGAAGGGCGATTCACCACGGCTGATCCAGGTAGTGCATTGGGATGTGGATGAGGCTTTGGAACTGCAGCAGGCTCGGCTTCGTGGGGAACTGAACGCGCTGGCAGATTCCGGTCTGGTCGATGCTGCATTGATGGACTCGCGCACGAAGCAGGACAGTGGCGGAACGGGCGTTACGTTCGATTGGATCGCAGCAGCTGAAGTGGTTCGTGAGTCGCGTTTACCGGTGATTGCGGCGGGTGGTTTGCGACCGGAGAACGTGGCGGAAGCCGTTCGTATCCTCAAACCCTGGGGCGTGGATGTTTCCAGTGGTGTCGAAGCTTCGCCCGGCGTGAAGGATGCCGAACGGATGGAGCAGTTTATCCAAGCCGCGCGGACTGGTTCACTAGAAAGATAA
- the aroF gene encoding 3-deoxy-7-phosphoheptulonate synthase, whose protein sequence is MIVVMQGTATQENIQAVIEQMVELGFNVHRTSGAGQMILAGVGTPAAFDVAEFQVLPGVQTAYRISSPYKLAGRGFRPEGTVITFPNGVQVGGENVTIMAGPCSVESREQIRLSAQQVKAAGGQFLRGGAYKPRSSPYSFQGMGVDGLKLLREVGDETGLLVITEVMEISQIEVMLPYIDCFQVGARNMQNFNLLRELGHVRKPVLLKRGIAATIEEVLLSAEYILSGGNYDLMLCERGIRTFETATRNTMDISAIPVLKKLTHLPVLGDPSHGVGKREFVPAMALASVAAGADGLLMEMHPNPDKAMSDGAQSLYPEQLEKLVEQLRQLAPVVGRRVA, encoded by the coding sequence ATGATCGTGGTCATGCAGGGAACCGCCACACAGGAGAATATCCAGGCGGTGATTGAGCAGATGGTGGAACTCGGCTTCAATGTGCACCGCACCAGTGGTGCCGGACAGATGATTCTGGCGGGCGTGGGTACGCCGGCTGCCTTTGATGTGGCGGAGTTTCAGGTGCTCCCCGGTGTGCAGACGGCGTATCGCATCTCGTCGCCGTACAAGCTGGCAGGCCGCGGCTTCCGTCCTGAGGGAACGGTTATCACCTTCCCCAACGGCGTGCAGGTAGGCGGCGAAAACGTAACCATCATGGCTGGCCCTTGCTCTGTGGAATCGCGCGAGCAGATTCGCCTTTCCGCACAGCAGGTGAAGGCTGCGGGCGGCCAGTTCCTGCGTGGCGGCGCGTACAAGCCGCGTTCCTCGCCGTACAGCTTCCAGGGTATGGGCGTGGATGGTCTCAAGCTGCTCCGCGAAGTCGGCGATGAAACCGGCCTGCTGGTCATCACGGAAGTGATGGAGATTTCGCAGATTGAAGTGATGCTGCCGTACATCGACTGCTTTCAGGTGGGCGCGCGCAACATGCAGAACTTCAATCTGTTGCGTGAACTGGGGCACGTACGCAAGCCAGTGCTGCTGAAGCGCGGCATTGCGGCGACGATTGAAGAGGTCCTGCTGTCTGCGGAGTACATCCTGTCCGGCGGCAACTATGACCTGATGCTGTGCGAGCGTGGCATCCGTACCTTTGAGACGGCGACGCGCAACACGATGGATATCTCGGCAATCCCGGTGCTCAAGAAGCTGACGCACCTGCCGGTGCTTGGTGATCCGTCGCACGGCGTGGGCAAGCGTGAGTTTGTTCCTGCGATGGCACTGGCTTCGGTAGCTGCCGGTGCAGATGGCCTCCTGATGGAGATGCACCCGAACCCGGATAAGGCGATGAGCGATGGCGCGCAGTCGCTGTACCCGGAGCAGTTGGAAAAGTTGGTGGAGCAGCTTCGTCAGCTCGCACCGGTCGTGGGACGTCGCGTAGCGTAA
- the trpA gene encoding tryptophan synthase subunit alpha, with product MPIDFSSKPGLVVYLTAGDPSLDATYDIALAAIDNGAQVLELGVPFSDPLADGPVIQRASERAVARGVRLSDVLTLANKIRAARPQAGIILFSYLNPVVRMGLPEFCKAAKEAGADGVLLTDMIVEEAGEYLAEMAKNDLAPVFLAAPTSPDERLKAIAEHSKGFVYAISRVGITGTQAQIASDAESLVARLKQFAKIPVAVGFGISTAEHVRSVSEFADAAIVGSAIVKLIEDSKAGEEAINVGKFVKSLRS from the coding sequence ATGCCGATTGATTTCAGCAGTAAGCCTGGACTGGTTGTCTATCTGACCGCAGGTGATCCATCTCTTGATGCGACCTATGACATTGCTCTTGCAGCGATCGACAATGGTGCACAGGTGCTGGAGCTTGGTGTTCCGTTCAGTGATCCGTTGGCCGATGGGCCGGTGATTCAGCGAGCCAGTGAGCGCGCGGTGGCGCGTGGCGTGCGTTTGAGCGATGTGCTGACGCTGGCGAATAAGATTCGTGCAGCAAGGCCGCAGGCGGGCATCATCCTCTTCAGCTATCTGAACCCCGTGGTTCGCATGGGGTTGCCGGAGTTCTGCAAGGCCGCGAAGGAAGCGGGTGCGGATGGTGTGCTGCTGACGGACATGATCGTCGAGGAAGCAGGCGAATATCTGGCCGAGATGGCGAAGAATGATCTTGCTCCAGTATTCCTGGCAGCTCCAACTTCGCCGGATGAGCGTTTGAAGGCGATCGCGGAGCATAGCAAGGGCTTCGTTTACGCCATCTCGCGTGTGGGCATTACTGGTACACAGGCGCAGATTGCCTCTGACGCGGAGTCGCTGGTGGCTCGGTTGAAGCAGTTTGCGAAGATTCCCGTGGCGGTGGGTTTTGGCATCTCCACGGCGGAGCATGTACGCTCGGTGAGCGAATTTGCGGACGCGGCGATTGTCGGCAGTGCGATTGTGAAGTTGATTGAAGACAGCAAGGCCGGTGAAGAGGCCATAAATGTCGGGAAATTCGTGAAGTCTTTGCGGTCGTAG
- the trpC gene encoding indole-3-glycerol phosphate synthase TrpC, whose amino-acid sequence MTHLDRILVQTRIALSQRRSPDRLRELERMAADHTPRGFAAALRTAAKTRPAVIAELKKASPSKGLIRPEFDPAWLAQSLERGGAACLSVLTDEPFFQGSLRNLEIASQSVKLPCLRKDFIVDEFQIVEARAHRADAILLIVAALTDAELKTLRAAAKAAELDVLCEVHDREELARALDLGCEMFGVNSRNLRTFEVNTAEAEKLAELLPADAVRVAESGIGSAADIQRMTAAGYNAFLIGESLMRKDDPGDALAALLKPQLVAAE is encoded by the coding sequence ATGACGCATCTTGATCGCATTCTTGTTCAGACCCGTATCGCACTTTCGCAGCGACGTTCGCCCGACCGTTTGCGTGAGCTGGAGCGCATGGCCGCTGATCACACGCCGCGCGGATTCGCGGCGGCACTGCGGACGGCTGCGAAGACGCGTCCGGCAGTGATTGCGGAATTGAAGAAAGCCTCGCCCAGCAAAGGATTGATTCGACCGGAGTTTGATCCGGCTTGGCTGGCGCAGTCGCTGGAGCGTGGTGGTGCGGCGTGCCTGAGTGTGCTGACGGATGAGCCGTTCTTTCAGGGATCGCTACGGAACCTGGAAATAGCGTCGCAGTCGGTAAAGCTGCCGTGTCTACGCAAGGACTTCATTGTCGACGAGTTTCAGATTGTGGAAGCGCGTGCGCACCGGGCGGATGCCATTCTGCTGATTGTGGCGGCGCTGACCGATGCAGAATTGAAGACGCTGCGAGCTGCTGCAAAGGCAGCGGAGTTGGATGTGTTGTGCGAGGTGCATGACCGTGAGGAACTGGCTCGTGCTCTGGATCTGGGATGCGAGATGTTTGGCGTAAACAGCCGCAATCTGCGCACCTTTGAAGTGAACACGGCAGAAGCGGAGAAGCTGGCAGAGTTGTTGCCCGCTGACGCAGTGCGGGTTGCGGAGAGCGGGATCGGTTCTGCTGCGGATATACAACGCATGACGGCTGCCGGATACAACGCATTCCTGATTGGCGAATCGCTGATGCGGAAGGATGATCCGGGCGACGCACTGGCCGCACTGTTGAAACCGCAGCTTGTCGCGGCGGAGTAA